One Euphorbia lathyris chromosome 1, ddEupLath1.1, whole genome shotgun sequence DNA segment encodes these proteins:
- the LOC136235601 gene encoding LEAF RUST 10 DISEASE-RESISTANCEUS RECEPTOR-LIKE PROTEIN KINASE-like 2.5 — protein sequence MKHLLSPAISNLFLLLLWTFSSTISVEGRILEENCSSSCGDINISFPFRLTTDPARCGDSDYELSCTDNQPILQFHSGKYFVKQISYDTQIIRLVDFNLAPAKCSLPYNSLSIDDLRSDSRYRGLVSSTFTSFFRCSNEIKDQSYREVPCLTQNGSHFYVTYSNYIISDLQGSCSFVSRVPTIYHAVLYPSYDSILKLMASGFDLEWSLECRDCVAAGASCYLNSPGTPNIYQCHYSQGIGIYLPPIVTFIFAAVWNIALVINLVARFILAPIVVIGFLIHKHRTTKKTEHNKEINLTNQQPLIPRRYSYYDVIEITKNFKEKLGKGGFGTVFKGQLADGSVVAVKILGESKFNNEDFTSEVSIFGKIHHVNVAKLVGFCSEESHHALVFEHVANGSLDKYIFSRGVQVQPLSWEKLLRIAIGTARGIEHLHVGCDVCILHFDIKPHNVLLDSNFIPKVSDFGLAKLYPKEYDFVSVSSRRGTLGYIAPELISKNLRSVSCKSDVYSFGMLLLEMARGRMEIDAKTNNLDKAYFASWVYDHLNEGGELEVVENCSEIEVVGIAKKLCIVGLWCIQKNASDRPLMSKVVEMLEGNVNALELPPTPLSFPDYIPTEDPQSDSSTELLISETAEQSL from the exons ATGAAACATCTGCTTTCACCTGCAATCTCAAatctgtttcttcttcttctttggacatttTCATCCACCATTTCCGTTGAAGGAAGAATCCTTGAAGAAAATTGCTCCTCTTCATGTGGGGATATCAACATCAGTTTCCCATTTCGCCTAACTACTGATCCAGCACGCTGTGGCGATTCTGACTATGAATTATCTTGCACCGACAACCAACCCATTTTGCAATTCCACTCAGGGAAGTATTTTGTTAAGCAAATTAGCTACGATACCCAAATCATTCGCTTAGTTGATTTCAATTTAGCCCCTGCCAAGTGCAGCCTGCCCTATAATTCCCTCTCGATTGATGATTTAAGGTCTGATAGTCGTTATAGGGGATTAGTGTCCAGCACATTTACCAGTTTCTTTAGGTGTTCGAATGAGATCAAGGATCAATCTTACAGGGAAGTTCCTTGTTTGACCCAAAATGGCTCTCATTTTTATGTTACTTATAGCAATTATATTATATCTGATCTTCAAGGATCGTGTTCCTTCGTTTCTAGGGTTCCTACCATTTACCATGCTGTTTTGTACCCTTCTTATGATAGTATATTGAAATTGATGGCTTCTGGGTTTGATCTTGAATGGTCATTGGAATGCCGGGATTGCGTTGCAGCTGGTGCTTCCTGCTATTTGAACTCTCCGGGTACACCAAATATCTATCAATGCCACTATTCACAAG GCATAGGCATATATCTACCCCCTATTGTTACCTTCATCTTTGCTGCTGTTTGGAACATTGCTTTAG TTATAAATCTAGTTGCAAGATTCATCCTGGCTCCAATAGTTGTAATTGGATTCCTAATCCACAAACACAGGACAACGAAGAAGACAGAACATAACAAGGAGATAAATCTAACCAATCAACAACCCTTGATACCTAGAAGGTATTCCTACTATGATGTTattgaaattacaaaaaattttAAAGAGAAGTTAGGCAAAGGTGGTTTTGGAACAGTGTTCAAGGGACAACTTGCTGATGGTTCTGTTGTTGCTGTAAAAATACTTGGCGAGTCCAAGTTCAACAATGAGGACTTTACCAGTGAAGTCTCTATATTTGGAAAAATTCATCATGTCAATGTAGCAAAATTAGTTGGATTTTGTTCTGAGGAGTCCCATCATGCTCTTGTGTTTGAACATGTGGCTAATGGATCTCTTGATAAGTATATATTTTCAAGAGGAGTGCAAGTCCAGCCATTGAGCTGGGAGAAACTTCTACGAATTGCTATAGGGACAGCTCGTGGGATCGAGCATCTACATGTGGGATGTGATGTTTGTATTCTTCATTTTGATATCAAACCTCATAATGTTTTGCTAGACAGTAATTTCATCCCAAAAGTTTCAGACTTTGGTCTTGCAAAACTTTACCCAAAGGAGTATGATTTTGTGTCTGTTAGTAGTAGAAGAGGAACCTTAGGGTACATTGCTCCCGAACTGATTTCAAAGAATCTAAGATCAGTTTCATGCAAATCAGATGTTTATAGTTTTGGGATGTTGTTGTTGGAAATGGCTCGAGGAAGAATGGAAATTGATGCCAAGACAAACAATTTGGACAAAGCATATTTTGCATCATGGGTTTATGACCATCTAAATGAGGGAGGAGAATTAGAGGTTGTTGAGAATTGTAGTGAAATAGAGGTTGTTGGAATTGCAAAAAAGTTATGCATAGTTGGGTTATGGTGCATTCAGAAGAACGCATCGGATCGTCCATTGATGAGCAAGGTGGTAGAAATGTTAGAAGGGAATGTGAATGCTCTGGAGTTGCCTCCTACTCCTTTGTCttttcctgactacattcctaCTGAAGATCCTCAATCTGATTCTTCAACCGAGTTGCTGATTTCCGAGACTGCAGAGCAAAGCTTATAG